A stretch of the Odontesthes bonariensis isolate fOdoBon6 chromosome 5, fOdoBon6.hap1, whole genome shotgun sequence genome encodes the following:
- the znf804b gene encoding uncharacterized protein znf804b → MGPKPREPPGMACSACYYLVISSTHLSNGHFRRVKGVFRGPLCPTASSDSPECTERALGCSVEDLKSLFYCELCDKQYLRHQEFDNHINSYDHAHKQRLKELKHREFVRNVASKSWKDQRKQEKALRRLHQLAELQQETQQVPRRSYGLRRAVRAVSQQRDKHVDQRNNSTEDKPEIFSRPLRTPATQRRTLSHPSEDSCQPFLQLPLATALAGSPLISSTSDADSSAVLSQSCHSLCPQLPLPPAQGRVGGRLGISFCFSRRGPRLEPSASVFSDLEEEEREKREQMRERVKAIMEDIDREIGEVNERKHGESEKEKSCSESVLVNDIQPVPRETEREEEQMEKADRRKEHFPISTEANDNQSDDLPVPQLQTQVNIWGRAQDVVRVDTKHKGKETDTKQETESGSNFVYVMGKDVSAHLRWPVSLLKFTKSQPHISYSCNPLCLNLEPPEQLSEDLQDSQQNQTCAFSGAFPCVPAALTQNTDSCFHRQARHELRAHGHEKDEIFKQHISVETEAHLLLKNKNISSPQTEAERGRCTQSKENRERAASHPFDPSQSDSFDTNSQNPPGGRLEGARRIRKRAIRALSCKLESVTQPGTQGMCISPSRCECGSETMCKCASTPQPYVGVPKVSCKKWKSNTKKHKLRKRKRAEKEKVSHKCQSAKFKVKSVVSTVSTGRESNAEAGQKWGRKERQREMRTRRAAKAGSGCLLGRCEPEPVSVSVRRRPHRSTRTEFKSQPGREQAEHSSIYSQLTRHTADRDTEGEGKRDRDAVTFPWRSHFSLRSFSPGCNSKLFWERGHHSNPRSFIDYCYPDNSCGSGPMKKRKLLHGDRTFIHSKRNCEVWEESGRKMGRHPGCRDRRLISDTGQWEWVRGSCAGGSEEGRSRTGWSSRNRATEWDQMTRCSPSPRSWGRRHRHLSTEDVDWDRCSVDRWTWGSSNSWEDRGANRSFSGSRTGSDSRDSPTSMWRCAGTRRSSSRHFSSPEWWTSRQSQSCRSVIGTQGSKCHSPRSCSPCSSTSMSELSCEWSRSSTCSEVTVDKLTVSSCGTSSRTDEAPQETRKQNSPMTTSSALSSAPLSHSSPHRSARKAPCLIINHFDRSPSQLKDTSSQSDHTHEPSAPVTMSSSGTVLSALCQSETVPQKPQRMMLLPLIGKLPAILRKARRKKGLLDKSQEREREGEVEGHQEDPVATPVSQKCPPDIAASKPRSMPNPCPSQIRTDDKQTGAGTVPPISFSAEEMDKYRLLQEQAREHMQKVLEKTQESANTLTETSYTHNAQRDICGTLEERYTPAPLHSPAQPQSPLMQTDMMQRQIHDILHVSLPLPHVTPQESFTQHMTLGVPNLTHLPPSPPLSNLHHILLQQAALGMPPHSSSSSSPSPAIQPHPHSPPCPPSFPHPLHLTPLSISSLFPSILLSHHPIALLPQSPAFHTSPLTSLSPIALQPLNSQPFMDRSWPVRFQQKAI, encoded by the exons GAATGCACTGAGAGGGCTTTAGGTTGCTCAGTGGAGGATCTGAAGTCTCTTTTCTACTGTGAGCTGTGTGACAAGCAGTACCTGAGACACCAGGAGTTTGACAACCACATCAACTCCTACGACCATGCACACAAACAG AGGCTGAAGGAACTGAAGCACAGAGAGTTTGTTCGTAATGTAGCCTCAAAATCATGGAAGGACCAGCGCAAACAGGAGAAGGCTCTCAGGCGTCTGCACCAGCTCGCAGAGCTGCAACAAGAAACCCAGCA AGTCCCGAGAAGGTCTTATGGACTGAGACGTGCGGTCAGAGCTGTAAGCCAACAACGAGATAAACACGTGGACCAAAGAAACAACAGCACTGAAGACAAACCTGAAATCTTCAGCCGCCCCCTTAGAACGCCTGCTACACAACGCAGGACTCTCAGCCACCCGTCAGAAGATTCATGCCAACCTTTTTTGCAATTACCTCTTGCCACCGCTCTAGCAGGGTCCCCACTAATCAGTTCTACATCTGATGCAGACTCTTCTGCAGTGCTTTCCCAGTCTTGCCACAGCTTGTGTCCCCAGCTGCCTCTCCCTCCCGCTCAGGGGAGAGTGGGAGGCAGGCTTGGAATATCCTTCTGCTTCTCACGCAGAGGGCCCAGGCTGGAGCCTTCTGCCTCTGTCTTCTCTgacctggaggaggaggagagagaaaagaggGAACAAATGAGAGAAAGAGTAAAGGCGATAATGGAAGATATTGACAGGGAGATTGGGGAAGTAAATGAGAGGAAACACGGTGAGAGCGAAAAGGAAAAGTCCTGCTCTGAAAGTGTCTTAGTGAACGACATTCAACCTGTCCCCAGAGAGACCGAAAGAGAAGAGGAACAGATGGAAAAAGCAGACAGACGAAAAGAACATTTTCCCATTTCCACAGAAGCCAATGATAATCAGAGTGATGACTTACCAGTCCCTCAATTACAGACCCAGGTGAACATATGGGGAAGGGCACAAGATGTGGTGCGTGTGGACACCAAACACAAAGGAAAGGAGACAGATACAAAGCAAGAAACAGAGAGCGGGAGTAATTTTGTTTATGTGATGGGGAAAGATGTTTCAGCTCATCTGAGATGGCCTGTCAGTTTGCTTAAGTTCACCAAGTCTCAACCACACATCTCCTACAGCTGCAACCCACTCTGCTTGAACCTTGAACCACCAGAACAACTTTCAGAAGATCTGCAGGACTCACAACAAAATCAGACGTGTGCATTTTCAGGTGCATTTCCATGTGTGCCAGCTGCTCTTACACAAAACACTGATTCCTGTTTTCACAGACAGGCAAGACATGAGTTGAGAGCTCATGGACATGAAAAAGATGAGATTTTCAAGCAGCATATCAGTGTGGAGACAGAAGCCCATCTGCTCCTTaagaacaaaaacatttcatcaccacaaacagaagcagaaagaggaagATGCACACAAAGTAAGGAGAATCGTGAGAGGGCAGCCTCCCATCCATTTGACCCCAGTCAGAGtgacagctttgacacaaaCTCCCAGAATCCTCCGGGAGGCAGATTAGAGGGTGCAAGAAGGATCAGGAAGAGAGCCATCAGAGCCCTGAGCTGTAAATTAGAGTCTGTCACCCAGCCTGGCACACAGGGGATGTGCATCAGCCCGTCCAGGTGTGAATGTGGGAGTGAGACAATGTGTAAGTGTGCCAGCACTCCACAGCCATACGTGGGTGTCCCAAAAGTGTCATGTAAAAAGTGGAAGTCCAACACCAAGAAACACAAGctgagaaagaggaagagggcTGAGAAGGAAAAGGTCTCACACAAATGCCAATCAGCAAAGTTCAAAGTGAAGAGTGTTGTCTCCACAGTTTCCACAGGAAGAGAGAGCAATGCTGAAGCTGGGCAGAAGTGGGGAAGGAAAGAGAGGCAAAGGGAGATGAGGACGAGGAGGGCGGCTAAAGCAGGGAGCGGCTGTCTCTTGGGGAGATGTGAGCCTGAGCCGGTATCTGTCTCTGTCAGGAGGAGGCCTCATAGGAGCACCAGGACTGAATTCAAGTCACAGCCAGGCAGAGAGCAGGCAGAACACTCGAGCATCTACTCCCAGCTGACCCGACACAcagcagacagagacacagagggggagggaaagCGAGACAGAGACGCGGTGACTTTTCCCTGGCGGTCTCACTTCTCCTTACGCTCCTTCTCACCAGGATGTAACTCAAAGCTGTTTTGGGAAAGGGGTCACCATAGCAACCCCAGGAGTTTCATTGACTACTGTTACCCTGACAACAGCTGTGGTAGCGGCCCcatgaaaaagagaaaactccTCCATGGGGACaggacattcattcatagtaagAGGAATTGTGAAGTCTGGGAAGAGAGTGGAAGGAAAATGGGAAGACACCCAGGCTGCAGAGACAGGCGCTTGATCTCAGATACAGGCCAGTGGGAGTGGGTGAGAGGGAGCTGCGCTGGAGGGAGTGAGGAGGGCAGGTCAAGGACTGGCTGGAGCTCAAGAAATAGAGCAACAGAGTGGGATCAAATGACAAGGTGTAGCCCTAGTCCTAGAAGCTGGGGCAGAAGACACAGACATCTTAGCACCGAAGATGTAGACTGGGATAGGTGCAGTGTGGACAGGTGGACATGGGGCAGCAGCAACAGCTGGGAAGATAGAGGAGCAAACAGGTCCTTTTCAGGCTCGAGGACAGGGTCCGATAGCAGAGACAGTCCAACTAGCATGTGGAGATGTGCAGGAACAAGACGCTCAAGTTCAAGACACTTCTCAAGCCCTGAGTGGTGGACAAGCCGACAGTCACAAAGCTGCCGGAGTGTAATTGGCACACAGGGCAGTAAATGCCACAGCCCTCGCTCCTGCAGTCCTTGTAGCAGCACCAGCATGTCTGAGCTGAGCTGTGAATGGAGCAGGAGCAGCACCTGCTCAGAAGTCACTGTAGATAAGTTGACGGTCAGCTCCTGCGGGACATCCTCAAGGACCGATGAGGCTCCTCAGGAGACAAGAAAGCAAAACAGCCCCATGACCACTTCATCTGCCCTTTCTTCTGCCCCACTCTCTCATTCCTCTCCCCACAGATCAGCTCGGAAAGCTCCATGCCTCATCATTAACCACTTTGACAGAAGTCCCTCGCAGCTAAAGGACACAAGTTCACAGTCAGACCATACCCATGAACCCTCTGCCCCTGTCACAATGAGCAGCTCAGGCACAGTTCTTTCAGCACTATGTCAAAGTGAGACTGTGCCTCAGAAACCACAAAGGATGATGCTTCTCCCTCTCATAGGAAAACTTCCTGCAATCCTGAGAAAGGCAAGGAGGAAAAAAGGACTGCTGGACAAGAGTCAAGAAAGGGAGAGAGAAGGGGAAGTGGAGGGCCATCAAGAGGATCCTGTGGCAACTCCTGTCAGTCAAAAATGTCCTCCAGACATTGCTGCGTCAAAACCCAGAAGTATGCCAAATCCTTGTCCATCACAGATTAGGACTGATGACAAACAGACAGGTGCAGGCACAGTTCCACCAATCAGCTTTTCAGCCGAGGAGATGGACAAATACCGCCTCCTGCAAGAGCAAGCAAGAGAGCACATGCAGAAGGTCCTGGAAAAAACCCAAGAAAGTGCAAATACACTCACAGAGACAAGCTATACACACAATGCACAGAGAGACATTTGCGGGACTTTAGAGGAACGATACACACCTGCACCTTTGCACAGCCCTGCGCAGCCACAAAGTCCGTTAATGCAAACAGATATGATGCAAAGACAAATTCATGACATCCTCCACGTCAGTCTCCCACTCCCACATGTGACCCCGCAAGAAAGCTTTACACAGCACATGACTCTGGGAGTCCCCAACCTCACACATCTGCCACCATCTCCCCCCCTCTCTAATCTACATCATATCCTTTTACAACAAGCAGCTCTAGGCATGCCTCCCCACTCTAGTTCCAGCTCATCCCCTTCTCCTGCCATCCAACCACACCCACATTCACCCCCTTgtcctccttccttccctcaTCCTCTTCACCTCACCCCCCTCTCCATCTCCTCTCTGTTTCCCTCCATCCTGCTCTCCCATCATCCCATCGCTCTGCTTCCCCAATCGCCGGCTTTCCACACATCGCCCCTCACTTCACTCTCCCCCATTGCCCTGCAACCTTTGAACTCACAGCCTTTCATGGATAGATCGTGGCCAGTGAGGTTTCAACAGAAGGCAATATGA